A region of Mesorhizobium sp. M3A.F.Ca.ET.080.04.2.1 DNA encodes the following proteins:
- a CDS encoding peptidase S10 → MRSTLKLVPLVLLTLAALAHPAVAETPERPAPTGGVLSLLPSPQVTSHSITLAGRKLDYQAKAGTLSLLSGKGEVTAEIFYVAYSQQAPAPAKQRPVTFVFNGGPGAASAYLHLGALGPRVIATAADGEFLPPPQKLVDNPDSWLDMTDLVFVDPVGTGYSREAPGHDAKEFWGVDQDAKSVGAFIRLYLAQNGRTASPLFLAGESYGGFRAALLARTLQEDVGLSPSGIVLISPALEFMLVRPDQFDQLHWALELPALAAARLGADGIGGEALRSRLAEVEHYALGDYLTALTSGLEQGGKLASGRVAEITGLPLDLVRRNFARIPTGLFAKEFSRANGKVLSPYDAMIGTADIAPQSAQAGGPDPVLDGSIPALTSAFVAYARDELNFHTDMSYRLLNGEVSHGWDYGSSEQGYAGVMNDLQRARSLNPSLGVVIVNGYTDLVTPYLASRYLVNQIPTLAGAKPIRLDVVEGGHMMYFRPDGRRALKEAASELYQATQ, encoded by the coding sequence ATGCGGTCCACGCTGAAACTCGTCCCCCTCGTCCTGCTGACCCTCGCCGCCTTGGCGCATCCGGCCGTTGCCGAAACACCGGAACGGCCCGCTCCCACCGGCGGCGTGCTTTCGCTGCTGCCGTCGCCGCAGGTCACCAGCCATTCGATCACGCTTGCCGGGCGCAAGCTCGACTATCAGGCCAAGGCCGGCACGCTGTCGCTGCTGTCCGGCAAAGGCGAGGTCACGGCCGAGATATTCTACGTCGCCTATAGCCAGCAAGCACCCGCGCCGGCCAAACAGCGGCCTGTCACCTTCGTCTTCAACGGCGGGCCCGGGGCGGCGTCGGCTTATCTGCATCTCGGGGCGCTCGGTCCGCGCGTCATCGCGACCGCGGCCGACGGCGAATTCCTGCCACCGCCGCAAAAGCTCGTCGACAATCCGGACAGCTGGCTCGACATGACCGATCTCGTCTTCGTCGATCCGGTCGGCACCGGCTACAGCCGCGAGGCGCCCGGCCATGACGCCAAGGAGTTCTGGGGCGTCGACCAGGACGCCAAGTCGGTCGGCGCCTTCATCCGGCTCTATCTGGCGCAGAACGGCCGCACAGCTTCACCGCTGTTCCTCGCCGGCGAGAGCTATGGCGGCTTCCGCGCCGCGCTGCTCGCCCGGACGCTGCAGGAAGATGTCGGCCTGAGCCCCAGCGGCATCGTGCTGATCTCGCCGGCGCTGGAGTTCATGCTGGTTCGACCGGACCAGTTCGACCAATTGCACTGGGCGCTGGAGCTGCCGGCGCTGGCGGCGGCGCGGCTCGGAGCCGACGGGATCGGCGGCGAGGCGCTGCGCAGCAGGCTGGCCGAGGTCGAGCATTACGCGCTTGGCGACTATCTGACGGCGCTTACCAGCGGGCTGGAGCAAGGCGGAAAGCTGGCCAGCGGTCGCGTGGCGGAGATCACCGGCCTGCCCCTCGACCTCGTGCGGCGGAACTTCGCGCGCATCCCGACCGGCCTCTTCGCCAAGGAGTTCTCGCGCGCCAACGGCAAAGTGCTCAGTCCCTACGACGCCATGATCGGCACTGCCGACATCGCGCCGCAAAGCGCGCAGGCCGGCGGTCCCGATCCGGTGCTCGACGGCAGCATTCCGGCGCTGACCTCTGCCTTCGTCGCCTATGCGCGTGATGAACTGAACTTCCACACCGATATGAGCTATCGCCTGCTCAATGGCGAGGTCAGCCACGGCTGGGATTATGGCAGTTCGGAGCAAGGCTATGCCGGCGTGATGAACGACCTGCAACGGGCGCGCTCGCTCAATCCTTCGCTCGGCGTCGTCATCGTCAACGGCTACACCGACCTCGTCACCCCCTATCTCGCCTCACGCTACCTGGTGAACCAGATCCCAACGCTCGCCGGCGCCAAGCCGATCCGCCTCGACGTCGTCGAGGGCGGGCACATGATGTATTTCAGGCCGGACGGCAGGCGCGCGCTGAAGGAGGCGGCCTCGGAGCTCTACCAGGCGACGCAGTAG
- a CDS encoding SDR family oxidoreductase, translating to MTIANKIVAITGAGRGIGRATAIHLAARGARLALGARSEAEIAAVAGEIEAAGGEAIYRATDVTKRDDLDALVGFACKRFGRLDVIVNNAGIGPLSRFDALEVDAWDAMIDVNLKGALYGIAAALPVFSRQDSGHVINVISTAGIKIMPTMGVYAATKNALRTATEALRQESGPHLRVTEVSPGFIDTTFADDTIGNADIKAAIQKRKQELAISPEAIARAIAFAIEQPGDVEIGSIVVRPTAQD from the coding sequence ATGACCATAGCGAACAAGATCGTAGCCATCACCGGAGCAGGGCGCGGCATCGGCCGAGCGACCGCTATTCATCTTGCTGCGCGCGGCGCGCGTCTCGCGCTCGGTGCGCGAAGCGAGGCGGAGATCGCTGCTGTCGCGGGCGAGATCGAAGCGGCGGGCGGCGAAGCTATCTACCGGGCAACCGACGTGACGAAGCGCGATGATCTGGACGCGCTGGTCGGCTTCGCCTGCAAGCGGTTCGGGCGGCTTGACGTAATCGTCAACAATGCAGGTATCGGGCCGCTCTCGCGCTTCGATGCTCTGGAGGTCGATGCCTGGGACGCCATGATCGACGTGAACCTGAAGGGCGCGCTTTACGGCATCGCTGCGGCGCTGCCCGTGTTCAGCCGCCAGGACAGCGGCCACGTCATCAACGTCATCTCGACGGCTGGCATCAAGATCATGCCGACAATGGGCGTCTACGCTGCGACCAAGAACGCGCTGCGGACAGCTACCGAAGCGCTACGGCAGGAATCCGGTCCACACCTGCGCGTGACGGAAGTATCTCCGGGTTTTATCGACACGACCTTCGCGGATGACACCATTGGCAATGCGGACATCAAAGCGGCGATCCAAAAGCGCAAGCAAGAGCTTGCCATTTCGCCGGAGGCGATCGCACGGGCGATCGCATTCGCAATCGAACAACCCGGCGACGTCGAGATCGGCAGCATCGTGGTGCGCCCGACGGCGCAGGATTGA
- a CDS encoding ABC transporter ATP-binding protein/permease: protein MAEKTVSAESGTLTTLRNLWPYMWPAERADLRARVTWATLLLVVAKVTLVAGPYFFKWATDALAHAAKTPPPLPAFLLAPVMLVIAYNMLRLLQLGFNQLRDALFARVGQYAVRQLAFRTFVHMHQLSLRFHLERRTGGLSRIIERGTKGIETIVRFVMLNTAPTILEFALTAGIFAFTYGWKYVAVVAITVWIYVWFTVKASDWRISIRRDMNDSDTDANTKAIDSLLNFETVKYFTNERMEAERFDRSMARYESAATRTWTSLGWLNFGQGVIFGLGTVIVMCMSALEVQAGTQSVGDFVFINAMLMQLSVPLNFIGFIYREIRQGLTDIEHMFDLLDVPQEIVDKPDAKPLAVGPGKVEFRDVHFSYDRNRKILKGISFEVPAGKTVAIVGPSGAGKSTISRLLFRFYDVQAGQVLIDGQDVRDVTQESLRAVLGMVPQDTVLFNDTIAYNIRYGRVGASEKEVRQAAELAQIGQFIEKLPDGYRAMVGERGLKLSGGEKQRVAIARTILKAPPILMLDEATSALDTQTEQEIQAALDLVSKGRTTIVIAHRLSTVISADEIIVLKDGQIAERGTHAALLRKKGLYASMWDRQREATEAEERLRIAREADELGVIVRRRTSEVG, encoded by the coding sequence GTGGCCGAAAAGACCGTTTCCGCCGAATCCGGCACCCTCACGACCCTGCGCAATCTGTGGCCCTATATGTGGCCGGCCGAGCGCGCCGACCTGAGGGCCCGCGTCACCTGGGCGACGCTACTTTTGGTCGTTGCCAAGGTGACCCTGGTCGCCGGCCCGTATTTCTTCAAATGGGCGACCGACGCGCTCGCCCACGCCGCGAAGACGCCGCCGCCGCTGCCCGCCTTTCTGCTCGCGCCGGTCATGCTGGTCATCGCCTACAATATGCTGAGGCTGCTGCAGCTCGGCTTCAACCAGTTGCGCGATGCGCTGTTTGCCCGCGTCGGCCAGTATGCGGTGCGCCAGCTCGCCTTCCGCACCTTCGTCCACATGCACCAGTTGTCGCTGCGTTTCCATCTCGAGCGCCGCACCGGCGGCCTGTCGCGCATCATCGAGCGCGGCACCAAGGGCATCGAGACGATCGTGCGCTTCGTCATGCTGAACACGGCGCCGACCATTCTCGAATTCGCGCTGACGGCCGGCATCTTCGCCTTCACCTATGGCTGGAAATATGTGGCGGTGGTCGCAATCACCGTCTGGATTTATGTCTGGTTCACGGTCAAGGCCAGCGACTGGCGCATCTCGATCCGCCGCGACATGAACGACAGCGACACCGACGCCAACACCAAGGCGATCGACTCGCTGCTCAATTTCGAGACGGTCAAGTATTTCACCAACGAGCGCATGGAGGCCGAGCGCTTCGACCGCTCGATGGCCCGCTACGAGAGCGCCGCCACCAGGACCTGGACCTCGCTCGGCTGGCTGAACTTCGGCCAGGGCGTCATCTTCGGGCTGGGCACCGTCATCGTCATGTGCATGTCGGCGCTGGAGGTGCAGGCGGGCACGCAGAGCGTCGGCGATTTCGTCTTCATCAACGCCATGCTGATGCAGCTTTCCGTGCCGCTCAACTTCATCGGCTTCATCTACCGCGAGATCCGGCAGGGGCTGACCGACATCGAGCATATGTTCGACCTGCTCGACGTTCCCCAGGAGATCGTCGACAAGCCCGACGCCAAGCCTTTGGCCGTCGGCCCCGGCAAGGTCGAGTTCCGCGACGTGCATTTCTCCTACGACCGGAACCGCAAGATCCTGAAAGGCATCTCCTTCGAGGTGCCGGCCGGCAAGACGGTGGCGATCGTTGGCCCGTCGGGTGCCGGCAAGTCGACCATCTCGCGGCTGCTGTTCCGCTTCTACGATGTCCAGGCTGGCCAGGTGCTGATCGACGGCCAGGATGTCCGCGACGTCACCCAGGAGAGCCTGCGCGCCGTGCTCGGCATGGTGCCGCAGGACACCGTGCTGTTCAACGACACCATCGCCTACAACATTCGCTACGGCCGCGTCGGCGCCAGCGAGAAGGAGGTGCGCCAGGCCGCCGAGCTTGCCCAGATAGGCCAGTTCATCGAGAAGCTGCCCGATGGCTACCGCGCCATGGTCGGCGAGCGCGGGCTGAAACTGTCCGGCGGCGAGAAGCAGCGCGTCGCGATCGCCCGCACCATCCTCAAGGCGCCGCCGATCCTGATGCTCGACGAGGCGACCTCGGCGCTCGACACCCAGACCGAGCAGGAGATCCAGGCCGCGCTCGACCTCGTCAGCAAGGGCCGCACCACCATCGTGATCGCGCATCGGCTGTCGACGGTGATCTCTGCCGACGAGATCATCGTGCTGAAGGACGGCCAGATCGCCGAGCGCGGCACCCATGCGGCGCTGTTGCGCAAGAAGGGCCTCTATGCCTCGATGTGGGACCGCCAGCGCGAAGCGACCGAGGCCGAGGAGCGCCTGCGCATTGCGCGTGAGGCAGATGAGCTTGGGGTGATCGTGCGGCGCCGGACTTCGGAGGTTGGCTAA
- a CDS encoding antibiotic biosynthesis monooxygenase: MSNENHHNGSVFRVDKFVVPAEARDEILGKVRMTHELLRRQEGFVQDFLLEQFSGPGEFNIVTMVEWESQAAIDKVVPIVKAAHERVAFSPQETIARLGVKADIANYQRVPEL; encoded by the coding sequence ATGAGCAATGAAAATCACCACAATGGCAGCGTCTTCCGGGTCGACAAATTCGTCGTCCCGGCGGAAGCGCGCGACGAGATCCTCGGTAAAGTCAGGATGACCCATGAATTGCTGCGCCGGCAGGAGGGCTTCGTACAGGATTTCCTGCTCGAGCAGTTCTCCGGCCCGGGCGAATTCAACATCGTCACCATGGTCGAATGGGAAAGCCAGGCGGCCATCGACAAGGTGGTGCCGATCGTCAAGGCGGCGCATGAGCGCGTCGCGTTCAGCCCCCAGGAAACCATCGCCCGCCTCGGCGTCAAGGCCGACATCGCCAACTATCAGCGGGTGCCGGAGCTGTAG
- a CDS encoding AraC family transcriptional regulator has protein sequence MLLSRSAETTSDPLSEVLAALGALSVRGTGLKAAGDWALAFDGRARLKFVAITRGRCWLLLPDHPPEALVEGDVVLISNTRYTVASNPAVEPIDGMPLYASPGQDMVCLGAGDETAMIGGGSGFAAGAASFVLDALPTFVRVDRASPTAEAVERTLEFLRTEVSSAELGGSLVAERLAEILVVAAVRAFVATSPATSVGWITALADPRIGKALRLLHGDVARRWTVPMLASEVGMSRSAFTQRFADRVGRPPLGYLTHWRMVLAKRKLSAGHTVAAVAAAVGYESQSAFSHAFKRAFGRTPRGDGR, from the coding sequence ATGCTTTTATCGCGATCCGCCGAAACTACATCCGATCCACTCTCCGAGGTTCTTGCGGCGCTCGGTGCGCTGAGCGTTCGTGGGACTGGCCTCAAAGCGGCAGGAGACTGGGCGCTCGCCTTCGACGGACGAGCGCGGCTGAAGTTCGTCGCGATCACACGTGGCCGATGCTGGCTTCTGCTTCCGGATCATCCGCCGGAAGCACTCGTGGAAGGCGATGTCGTTCTCATCAGCAACACGCGCTACACGGTGGCCAGCAATCCGGCGGTCGAACCGATCGACGGTATGCCGCTCTACGCTTCACCGGGACAGGACATGGTGTGCCTCGGCGCGGGTGACGAGACGGCCATGATCGGCGGCGGAAGCGGCTTTGCGGCCGGCGCCGCCTCATTCGTACTGGACGCGCTCCCCACGTTCGTGCGTGTTGACCGGGCCTCGCCCACCGCCGAGGCTGTCGAAAGGACGCTGGAATTTCTGAGGACGGAGGTCAGCAGCGCGGAACTAGGCGGTTCGCTCGTCGCCGAGCGGTTGGCGGAAATCCTCGTCGTCGCGGCGGTCCGCGCTTTCGTGGCTACGAGTCCTGCAACCAGTGTCGGCTGGATTACCGCGCTGGCGGATCCACGGATCGGCAAGGCACTTAGACTGTTGCACGGCGATGTCGCGCGTCGTTGGACGGTGCCGATGCTGGCATCGGAGGTGGGCATGTCACGCTCGGCCTTCACGCAGCGCTTCGCCGACCGTGTCGGCCGCCCACCGCTCGGCTACCTTACCCACTGGCGCATGGTTCTGGCAAAGCGAAAGCTTAGCGCTGGCCACACCGTCGCGGCGGTTGCCGCTGCGGTCGGCTACGAATCGCAGAGCGCCTTTTCTCATGCCTTCAAGCGAGCCTTTGGCCGTACACCGCGGGGTGATGGCCGATGA
- a CDS encoding metalloregulator ArsR/SmtB family transcription factor: MTDSLSESRAPDSRAIALRFAALAHPARIEILKHLSASRCCSCREVVDHLDLAQSTVSQHLKILVEAGLVRFEADRQRSRYAVDHAALAGVSAALDQLVNACCSSR; this comes from the coding sequence ATGACAGACTCCCTTTCCGAAAGCCGCGCTCCCGACAGCCGTGCCATCGCTCTACGTTTTGCCGCGCTGGCGCACCCGGCGCGCATTGAGATCCTGAAGCATCTTTCGGCCAGCCGCTGCTGCTCTTGCCGCGAGGTGGTCGATCATCTCGATCTCGCCCAGTCGACGGTTTCGCAACATCTGAAGATCCTGGTCGAGGCCGGGCTCGTCCGGTTCGAGGCCGATCGCCAGCGCTCGCGTTATGCGGTCGATCATGCCGCGCTCGCCGGTGTGTCCGCCGCGCTCGACCAACTCGTCAACGCCTGCTGCTCCAGCCGCTGA
- a CDS encoding AMP-binding protein: MMLTLALLAGLVFAWLLIGVIERFRLDLRLTQALLYVPFKLAYRIADERIRIARNAQTPVIYVVTHQSRIEPALMLSLLPDDTLHILDEASARSPWLEPWRELGRTIAFNAEHVFVSRRLVRVLKGKGRLAVYLPEAVEPDVKSFRLFRAITRIAMQADARIVPIFVAGARDLPMSLRPAESAPRHWFPRLSLSVLEPMTIAELVARNPDQASNTNALFDRIAEARLYGTNLDRGLFLAMRDAADRVGASHPIVEDVISGALSYRKLFIGARVLGRRFEGVTAPGEAVGLLLPNANGVVLSFVGLVSAGRVAAMINYTAGPASVTAAVRTAVIRTVVSSRAFIEKAGIGDVVAAVEAGGAKMLWLEDLRDSVTTLDKVAAALFWRFPLQRQEAGKPAVILFTSGSEGTPKAVVLSHRSLHANAMQAEARITISPADILLNVLPVFHSFGLTGGTILPLVTGVKLFLYPSPLHYKIIPEIARKVKPTIMFGTDTFLANYARTAKDGDFSSLRFVVAGAEAVKPETRHVYRDRFQALIIEGFGLTEAAPVVAVNTAIHGRDGTVGRLLPAIRMKLEPVEGISDAGRLWLDGPNMMMGYMTADRPGELQPLEGWHDTGDIVSVDRDGFITIRGRAKRFAKIAGEMVSLGAVEMLVQSLWPEERHAAVAVPDKRRGERIVLVTTAGDASADELRQFGKKAGAAELMVPNDIVKVEEIPVLGSGKTDYVSARKLAIDRLGLSAAA, encoded by the coding sequence ATGATGCTGACTTTGGCGCTGCTTGCGGGCCTTGTCTTTGCCTGGCTGCTGATCGGCGTGATCGAGAGGTTCCGCCTCGACCTGCGCCTTACCCAGGCGCTGCTCTATGTGCCGTTCAAGCTCGCCTACCGGATCGCGGACGAGCGCATCCGCATCGCCCGCAACGCGCAGACGCCGGTCATCTACGTGGTCACGCATCAGTCGCGCATCGAGCCGGCGCTGATGCTGTCGCTGCTGCCCGACGACACGCTGCACATACTCGACGAAGCCTCCGCCCGCTCCCCCTGGCTGGAGCCGTGGCGCGAGCTTGGCCGCACCATCGCCTTCAACGCCGAGCATGTCTTCGTCAGCCGCCGGCTGGTACGCGTGCTGAAGGGCAAGGGGCGGCTCGCGGTCTACCTGCCCGAAGCCGTCGAGCCCGACGTCAAGTCGTTCCGGCTGTTTCGCGCCATCACTCGCATTGCGATGCAGGCTGACGCCCGCATCGTGCCGATCTTCGTCGCCGGCGCACGCGACCTGCCGATGTCGCTTAGGCCGGCCGAAAGCGCGCCGCGGCACTGGTTCCCACGCCTGTCGCTGAGTGTGCTGGAGCCGATGACGATTGCCGAGCTGGTGGCGCGCAACCCCGACCAGGCCTCCAACACCAACGCGCTGTTCGACCGCATCGCCGAAGCGCGGCTCTATGGCACCAACCTTGATCGCGGCCTGTTTCTCGCCATGCGCGACGCGGCCGACCGCGTCGGCGCCTCGCATCCGATCGTAGAGGACGTCATTTCAGGTGCGCTGAGCTACCGCAAGCTGTTCATCGGCGCCCGCGTGCTTGGTCGCCGCTTCGAGGGCGTGACGGCGCCGGGCGAGGCGGTAGGGCTGCTGCTGCCCAACGCCAATGGCGTGGTGCTTTCCTTCGTTGGCCTGGTCTCGGCGGGACGCGTGGCGGCCATGATCAACTATACGGCCGGCCCGGCGAGCGTCACCGCAGCGGTCCGTACCGCCGTCATCCGCACTGTGGTGTCGTCGCGCGCCTTCATCGAGAAGGCGGGAATCGGCGACGTCGTCGCCGCAGTCGAGGCGGGCGGCGCAAAGATGCTGTGGCTGGAGGATTTGCGCGACAGCGTGACGACGCTCGACAAGGTGGCCGCCGCGCTTTTCTGGCGCTTCCCGCTGCAGCGGCAGGAGGCGGGAAAGCCGGCGGTGATCCTGTTCACCTCCGGCTCGGAAGGCACACCCAAGGCGGTCGTGCTGTCGCACCGCAGCCTGCATGCCAACGCCATGCAGGCGGAGGCGCGCATCACCATCTCGCCGGCCGACATCCTGCTCAACGTGCTGCCGGTGTTCCATTCCTTCGGCCTGACCGGCGGCACCATCCTGCCTTTGGTCACCGGGGTGAAGCTGTTCCTCTATCCTTCGCCGCTGCACTACAAGATCATCCCGGAGATCGCCCGCAAGGTGAAGCCGACGATCATGTTCGGCACCGACACCTTCCTCGCCAACTATGCCCGCACCGCCAAGGACGGCGATTTCTCCAGCCTGCGCTTCGTGGTGGCCGGCGCCGAGGCGGTGAAGCCGGAGACGCGGCACGTCTACCGCGACCGATTCCAGGCCTTGATCATCGAAGGTTTTGGGCTGACCGAGGCGGCACCCGTCGTGGCCGTGAACACCGCCATCCATGGCCGCGACGGCACGGTTGGGCGGCTGCTGCCGGCGATCCGCATGAAGCTGGAGCCGGTCGAGGGCATCAGCGATGCCGGCCGGCTATGGCTCGACGGCCCGAACATGATGATGGGCTACATGACCGCCGACCGTCCCGGCGAATTGCAGCCGCTCGAGGGCTGGCACGACACCGGCGACATCGTGTCGGTCGACCGCGACGGCTTTATCACCATTCGCGGACGGGCAAAACGCTTCGCCAAGATCGCCGGCGAGATGGTGTCGCTGGGCGCCGTCGAGATGCTGGTGCAGTCGCTATGGCCGGAAGAGCGCCATGCCGCGGTGGCGGTGCCCGACAAGCGGCGCGGCGAACGCATCGTGCTGGTCACCACCGCGGGCGACGCCAGCGCCGACGAGCTTCGCCAGTTCGGCAAGAAGGCGGGCGCGGCCGAACTGATGGTGCCCAACGACATCGTCAAGGTGGAGGAGATCCCGGTGCTGGGCTCGGGCAAGACCGACTATGTCTCGGCCCGCAAGCTGGCGATCGACCGCCTGGGGCTGAGCGCTGCGGCGTGA
- a CDS encoding DMT family transporter, with amino-acid sequence MTDTIDSPEVAGSVANPAAERTLGIALVSASAVAFALTGVLTKSIHADPLTITCWRGFFGSILISFYVLWRRRRSGGRESLRLGWRGWLLAIVGAAASIAFIAAFKFTYVANVAVIYATSPFIAALLAFLLVREKFRLQTMLAAAVSLCGVAIMVGSGMGSGHLFGDGLALLMTAGSALYMIMVRAFRDSPVVWAGAVSAFLLFVLGWFVTDPLAVSTRDVVLLATFGCSFALASILWTEGSRLIPAAESGLLGSAEVPFAILFALLFLGEVPPAASIVGGAIVLCAVFAHAGRDWLKAKSVRA; translated from the coding sequence ATGACGGACACAATCGACTCGCCGGAAGTCGCAGGCAGCGTCGCCAACCCGGCGGCCGAGCGCACGCTGGGCATCGCGCTGGTTTCGGCTTCTGCGGTCGCCTTCGCGCTGACCGGCGTGCTGACGAAATCGATCCATGCCGATCCGCTGACCATCACCTGCTGGCGCGGTTTCTTCGGCTCGATCCTGATCTCCTTCTATGTGCTGTGGCGGCGGCGACGGTCGGGCGGACGCGAGAGTCTCAGGCTCGGCTGGCGCGGCTGGCTGCTCGCGATCGTAGGCGCGGCGGCCAGCATCGCCTTCATCGCCGCCTTCAAATTCACCTATGTCGCCAACGTCGCGGTCATCTACGCAACCTCGCCCTTCATTGCAGCGCTGCTAGCCTTCCTGCTAGTGCGGGAGAAATTCCGGCTGCAGACGATGCTGGCGGCGGCGGTATCGCTTTGCGGCGTCGCGATCATGGTCGGCTCGGGCATGGGCAGCGGCCATCTGTTCGGAGACGGGCTGGCGCTTCTGATGACCGCCGGCAGCGCGCTCTACATGATCATGGTGCGCGCCTTCCGCGACTCGCCCGTGGTCTGGGCCGGCGCCGTGTCGGCGTTCCTGCTGTTCGTGCTTGGCTGGTTCGTCACCGATCCGCTGGCCGTATCCACCCGCGACGTGGTGCTGCTCGCCACCTTCGGCTGTTCCTTCGCTTTGGCCTCGATCCTGTGGACGGAGGGCTCACGATTGATCCCCGCGGCCGAATCCGGCCTGCTCGGTTCGGCCGAGGTGCCATTCGCCATCCTCTTTGCCCTGTTGTTCCTCGGCGAAGTTCCGCCTGCAGCCAGCATCGTCGGCGGCGCGATCGTGCTTTGCGCGGTGTTCGCTCACGCCGGGCGTGATTGGCTCAAGGCCAAATCGGTGCGCGCATAA
- the pssA gene encoding CDP-diacylglycerol--serine O-phosphatidyltransferase, which yields MVLPNLVTVLAICAGLSGIRFAFENRFEPAVVMVLLAAFLDGIDGRLARMLKATSKFGAQMDSLADIVNFGVAPALVLYAFMLDRAGSPGWIAALLFTIACGMRLARFNVLTEDTDQPAWQTEYFVGVPAPAGAVLVMLPLYLSFLRLGIEPGRPAAFVATGFTVLVAFLLVSRLPVYSGKTVKVPGDKVLLVILAVVLYILLLMAYPWYTLTASVAGYLLFLPFSVRAYSKRARLEGEKVPPSDIG from the coding sequence ATGGTGCTGCCCAATCTGGTCACCGTGCTCGCCATCTGCGCCGGCCTCTCCGGCATCCGCTTCGCCTTCGAGAACCGCTTCGAGCCGGCGGTCGTCATGGTGCTGCTCGCCGCCTTTCTCGACGGCATAGACGGGCGGCTGGCGCGCATGCTGAAGGCGACCTCGAAATTCGGCGCGCAGATGGATTCGCTGGCCGACATCGTCAATTTCGGCGTGGCGCCGGCGCTGGTGCTCTACGCCTTCATGCTCGACCGCGCCGGCTCGCCGGGCTGGATCGCCGCGCTCCTGTTCACCATCGCCTGCGGCATGCGGCTTGCCCGCTTCAACGTGCTGACGGAAGACACCGACCAGCCTGCCTGGCAGACCGAGTATTTCGTCGGCGTGCCGGCGCCGGCCGGCGCGGTTCTGGTCATGCTGCCGCTCTATCTGTCGTTCCTGCGGCTCGGGATCGAGCCCGGCCGGCCGGCCGCCTTCGTCGCCACCGGCTTCACCGTGCTCGTCGCCTTCCTGCTGGTCAGCCGGTTGCCGGTCTATTCGGGCAAGACCGTCAAGGTGCCGGGCGACAAGGTGCTGCTGGTGATCCTCGCGGTCGTTCTCTACATCCTGCTTTTGATGGCCTATCCCTGGTATACGCTGACGGCCTCGGTCGCCGGCTATCTCCTCTTCCTGCCGTTCTCGGTCCGCGCCTATTCGAAACGGGCGAGGCTGGAGGGCGAGAAGGTGCCGCCTTCGGATATTGGGTAG
- a CDS encoding phosphatidylserine decarboxylase: MEAGPETGTAQNSMTLLDSVKNTFVPIHREGYPFIAAFAAATLFLGYFSSVLFWIGLILTAWCVYFYRDPERVTPVDDRLVVSPADGVVSAVGPAVPPRELGLGSAEMTRISVFMNVFSCHINRAPVRGKITRIEHRPGKFLNAELDKASAENERNGLVIDSPNGTIATVQIAGLVARRIVCWAEQGGSIAIGERFGLIRFGSRVDVFLPSSAVPRVAVGQTAVGGETVLAEFGASAVTPLVRIS; the protein is encoded by the coding sequence ATTGAGGCCGGACCTGAAACAGGGACCGCCCAGAACTCGATGACGCTTCTCGATTCGGTCAAGAATACGTTCGTTCCGATCCATCGCGAGGGTTATCCCTTCATCGCCGCCTTCGCCGCGGCAACGCTGTTCCTCGGCTATTTCTCCTCGGTCCTGTTCTGGATCGGCCTCATCCTCACCGCCTGGTGCGTCTATTTCTACCGCGATCCCGAGCGCGTCACGCCGGTCGACGACCGGTTGGTGGTAAGCCCGGCCGATGGCGTGGTCTCGGCCGTCGGCCCGGCCGTGCCGCCGCGCGAGCTTGGTTTGGGTTCAGCCGAGATGACCCGCATCTCGGTGTTCATGAATGTCTTTTCCTGCCACATCAACCGCGCGCCGGTGCGCGGCAAGATCACGCGGATCGAGCATCGGCCGGGAAAATTCCTCAATGCCGAGCTCGACAAGGCAAGCGCGGAGAACGAACGCAACGGCTTGGTCATCGACAGCCCCAACGGCACGATTGCCACCGTCCAGATCGCCGGCCTGGTGGCGCGCCGCATCGTCTGCTGGGCCGAGCAGGGCGGCTCGATCGCCATCGGCGAGCGCTTCGGGCTGATCCGCTTCGGCTCGCGCGTCGACGTCTTCCTGCCGTCGAGCGCCGTGCCGCGCGTCGCCGTCGGCCAAACGGCGGTCGGCGGCGAGACGGTGCTTGCGGAGTTCGGCGCCTCGGCCGTCACCCCGCTGGTCAGGATTTCCTGA